GATAGAGGAGCTGGTTTCTTGGTGGGCGTGGCCACTCGGATTGGGGCCTTGGCAAATATGCTGATGAAGGATGAGCTAGTGTGGAGATGTGGGTTGGGGTTAAGGATGTGAGACTGGGCGAGGAGCATGCATCCGACCTGAGGGCTCTTCGAGAAAAGGTCCCAAGTGATGTCCAGTCGTAGTCGCATCGCCAATTCGGCGCTTCAAGCAGAACGGAAGCTCTGGATACCCGAAGAAATCCTTGACTTCCGCCCCTAGGCGCCGACGGCAAACCCGATAACCTTGAAGGCATTCCGGCGAACCGCTCTCAAAGGAGCCGAATTCTCAACTCGCCTGTAAAGATGTTGAAGGAAAAAGCGACGCTTCCTTCCCAACATCGCGTTGAAAAGAACTGAACTCCTTCGATAAATGCAATCGACGGCCCCGCTCCCGAAGGAGCAGGAGACGATCACTGGAGTCGCTCTCGTTTCCGGCGCTGCGGCCGAAGCCGCTTTGCCTTTCGCGAGGCTTCGGAATCCGTTCCCGAAGGACCGGTTTCCCCGGTAGGCCGGTTTCGCGCTCCCAGGCGAACCTGGGGGCCCTTTTTCCGGTCAACCGACCCAGCCAACCCTCATACCGGCTTGGCTGCGTCCGTCCACCTCTTGGGACGAGATAACTATATCGCATGACTGAAGTAAGGACAAGTGTATCTCGGCACTGGAGGCACGGAGGGGGAGGGTACTTTGAATGAGAGCCTATTATACTCGGCGCCCGTGCCTAGCGGCCGGACCTCCTCTCCAGGGGAACGCCTAGGCATCTGATTCCCCTGCGTCGCATGGAAAGTAGATCCAACCTTGCCTTGACGCTTTCTCAACTTGTCATGCAGGCATCATAGCGCTTACAGTACGCGGAAAGCCCAGTCAAGCATGATGGGCACCGAGGCCACACTAAGATGCTACTTGATTTGCGTGGTTGCAGTCAAGAAGCCTTCAACCATATCTCAATGAATTAGTCAAGCCTAGAGGAGTTATAGAGAAAACCATGAGTCGTGAAGTCGCAATCTTATTAGCAGCATCGATCGCCGCTCTGGCCTCGATAGTGAACCTTGTTCTCAGCTGGTGGTCCCAACAGGCCATCCAGCGAAGAATGGCGCGCCGAAGTTATCTTGAGAAAATGATTTTGGAGCTTGGCGAGGCCCTCCATCAGGTAATCGCCCGCAGTGCCATACGAACCAAGAAGGCCAAAGGCGGACAGGCCCATCAAACCTGGAGATCAAGGGCGGAGGCCGCCCAGGACACGCTGAGACAACTTAGGCCAAAACTCCGCTATCCACTATGGGGGCTTGACTCAGGAATCCGCACACTGTCTTATATCCCAGATTGGATTGGCCACGCAGAGTCCGATAAGCGAAAGGTGACGGCCCTACTCAAGCTCGGAGACAGCCTGAGAGCTGCCCTAGATAAGGCAATTTGCCGGGCTTACTTAGAGGGAAAGGCCCCTACTTTGTGGCAGAGAATGCGAGTGCGAGCATTGACTAGCAGGTGCCAGCGAACTTTTAACTCACGATGAGCAGGATCGATTCGCCACTACGGGGCCCGGCTATTCCTCCTTATGTCGCCTGGACTTGGCCCGTAGCAGGTTGTTCAGGCGCCTTCGTGCCGCCCGGATTCGGAGGCGAAGTAGCCGGTCCCAGAACATCCGGTTGTGCGCCCGCTTCAGCGAGTGGCTGAGCGAGGAGACGTCGCGTTTCAGGATCCGGCTCAGATCCACCAGTGCCAGATAGGCCGTTTCCTTGACCAGAACTGCGGCCACCATGCGGGCCTCGGCCAGGATGCGCTTGCGCGAAGGCGAACACAGATCCTCGGGCGTGACGTCATAGGTGGCGCACACCGCTTCTATGATGTCCTCAAGCTCGATCATGGGCGGCTGGCGCGCTCTGGCCTTTGCGATCCACTCGCGGATGAATTCCTCATCGACATGTGCCCAGGTCGTGATTTCGCCCGGCCAGACCTGATGGATGTCGGTTCCCAGCACGTGCAGAATCCTGAAGAGGTTCTCAAGGCTCATCCGGTAGCGTCCCGTCTCCAGACACGAATACGAACCGAGCGGAATCCCGGTGTGCTTGGACATTGTCTCCACCTTGATGCC
This window of the Acidobacteriota bacterium genome carries:
- a CDS encoding helix-turn-helix domain-containing protein, encoding MPTDPVNDFVVSTIRRIRIEKGIKVETMSKHTGIPLGSYSCLETGRYRMSLENLFRILHVLGTDIHQVWPGEITTWAHVDEEFIREWIAKARARQPPMIELEDIIEAVCATYDVTPEDLCSPSRKRILAEARMVAAVLVKETAYLALVDLSRILKRDVSSLSHSLKRAHNRMFWDRLLRLRIRAARRRLNNLLRAKSRRHKEE